A genomic stretch from Aminobacter aminovorans includes:
- a CDS encoding S41 family peptidase, translating into MMRKLSLLLAGALMGGSAMSLVYGAPGSTANAAGSETYRQLAIFGDIFERVRGQYVTPPDEKSLIENAINGMLTSLDPHSSYLNAEAAKDMRVQTKGEFGGLGIEVTMENELVKVITPIDDTPAAKAGVLAGDYISKIDGEEVRGLTLNDAVEKMRGLINTPIKLTILREGADKPIELSIMRDVIKVKAVKFRVDNDVGYLKVTSFTEKTFDDLQNAIDTIKKQVPADKLKGYVLDLRLNPGGLLDQAVSVSDTFLDRGEIVSTRGRDPKDITRFDSRPGDDIDGKPLIVLINGGSASASEIVAGALQDLRRATVVGTQSFGKGSVQTIIPLAENGALRLTTALYYTPSGKSIQGKGITPDIKVDQPLPADLQGRDVTRGESELKGHIKGAEESDKGSGSAAYVPPEPKDDLQLNYALELLRGQKTDPAFPPNPDKAVMNQQ; encoded by the coding sequence ATGATGCGTAAACTGTCGCTTCTGCTTGCCGGAGCGCTGATGGGGGGCTCCGCGATGAGCCTGGTGTACGGCGCGCCCGGCTCGACAGCGAATGCGGCGGGTTCCGAAACCTACCGCCAACTCGCCATTTTCGGCGACATCTTCGAACGCGTGCGCGGCCAGTATGTGACCCCGCCGGACGAGAAGTCGCTGATCGAGAACGCCATCAATGGCATGCTGACCTCGCTCGATCCACATTCGTCATATCTCAACGCTGAAGCCGCCAAGGACATGCGCGTCCAGACCAAGGGCGAGTTTGGCGGCCTCGGCATCGAGGTGACGATGGAAAACGAGCTGGTCAAGGTCATCACCCCGATCGACGATACGCCCGCCGCCAAGGCCGGCGTCCTGGCCGGTGACTACATCTCCAAGATCGACGGCGAGGAAGTACGCGGCCTGACGCTGAACGACGCCGTCGAGAAGATGCGCGGCCTGATCAACACGCCGATCAAGCTGACGATCCTGCGCGAAGGCGCCGACAAGCCGATCGAGCTGTCGATCATGCGCGACGTCATCAAGGTCAAGGCGGTCAAGTTCCGCGTCGACAACGACGTCGGCTACCTCAAGGTCACCTCCTTCACCGAAAAGACCTTCGACGACCTGCAGAACGCGATCGACACGATCAAGAAGCAGGTCCCGGCAGACAAGCTCAAGGGTTACGTGCTCGACCTGCGCCTCAATCCGGGCGGCCTGCTCGACCAGGCGGTCAGCGTCTCCGACACCTTCCTCGACCGTGGCGAGATCGTCTCGACCCGTGGTCGCGATCCGAAGGACATCACCCGCTTCGACTCGCGCCCCGGCGACGACATCGACGGCAAGCCGCTGATCGTGCTGATCAATGGCGGTTCGGCGAGCGCGTCGGAAATCGTGGCCGGCGCGCTGCAGGATCTCCGCCGCGCCACCGTGGTGGGCACGCAGTCCTTCGGCAAGGGTTCGGTGCAGACGATCATCCCGCTGGCCGAGAACGGCGCGCTCAGGCTGACGACGGCGCTCTATTACACGCCGTCGGGCAAGTCGATCCAGGGCAAGGGCATCACGCCCGACATCAAGGTCGACCAGCCGTTGCCGGCAGACCTGCAGGGCCGCGACGTTACCCGTGGCGAATCCGAGCTCAAGGGCCACATCAAGGGTGCCGAGGAAAGCGACAAGGGTTCGGGCTCGGCTGCCTATGTGCCGCCGGAGCCTAAGGACGACCTGCAGCTGAATTACGCGCTTGAGCTGTTGCGCGGACAGAAGACCGATCCGGCCTTCCCGCCCAATCCCGACAAGGCCGTGATGAACCAGCAGTAA
- a CDS encoding divergent polysaccharide deacetylase family protein → MVQIEKEIDRPLGQAPRRPAGRRFAWLRKRPLLAGLCVVVLVAASASIALRQKPFRTPEVVAVATPEVVATPAQAVARPKPAPAPTSGGPQIIRVNPPESEGGAVVVRDPSAVGQNVRIAHLPEKALIEDSAAGPLPIRAADGRRPFDVYARAWSGARGARVAIVIGGLGLSQTGTQTAIGKLPPEITLGFAPQGNSLGRWMQAARREGHEIVMQVPLEPFDFPNVNPGRNTLTVEAGAEEILKNLRWTLSRTTNYTAVMNYMGARFSTSPEAMGVMMAELGKRGIGYVDDGSSARSLAPETALKNGVPFAAGDAIIDGVQDRGAILDKLDELERTARAKGFAIGTGNAFDVTVDAVASWASEARKRGIEIVPISAVASDPERG, encoded by the coding sequence TTGGTGCAGATCGAAAAGGAAATCGACCGTCCGCTCGGACAGGCGCCGCGCCGTCCGGCAGGCAGGCGCTTCGCCTGGCTGCGCAAGCGCCCGTTGCTTGCCGGCCTGTGCGTCGTGGTGTTGGTGGCGGCCTCGGCCTCGATAGCACTCCGCCAGAAGCCGTTTCGCACACCTGAAGTCGTTGCCGTGGCGACGCCCGAAGTGGTTGCCACGCCTGCCCAAGCCGTGGCCAGGCCGAAACCGGCACCTGCTCCGACCAGCGGCGGCCCGCAGATCATTCGCGTCAATCCACCCGAGAGCGAGGGTGGTGCCGTGGTGGTCCGCGATCCATCGGCTGTCGGGCAGAATGTGCGCATTGCCCACTTGCCGGAAAAGGCGCTGATCGAGGACAGCGCGGCCGGGCCGCTGCCGATACGAGCAGCCGACGGGCGCCGCCCGTTCGACGTCTATGCCAGGGCCTGGTCCGGCGCGCGCGGCGCGCGGGTGGCGATCGTGATCGGCGGGCTCGGCCTGTCGCAGACCGGAACCCAGACGGCGATCGGCAAGCTGCCGCCGGAGATCACGCTCGGCTTCGCACCGCAAGGCAACAGCCTGGGCCGCTGGATGCAGGCGGCGCGCCGCGAGGGCCATGAGATCGTCATGCAGGTGCCGCTCGAGCCGTTCGACTTTCCCAATGTCAATCCAGGGCGCAATACACTGACCGTCGAGGCCGGTGCCGAGGAAATCCTCAAGAACCTGCGCTGGACGCTGTCGCGGACGACCAATTACACCGCCGTCATGAACTACATGGGCGCGCGCTTCTCGACGAGCCCGGAGGCGATGGGCGTGATGATGGCCGAACTGGGCAAGCGTGGCATCGGCTATGTCGACGATGGCTCTTCGGCACGCAGCCTGGCGCCCGAGACGGCGCTGAAGAACGGCGTGCCCTTTGCCGCGGGCGATGCGATCATCGACGGCGTGCAGGATCGCGGCGCGATCCTCGACAAGCTCGACGAGTTGGAGCGGACGGCGCGTGCCAAGGGTTTTGCCATCGGTACAGGCAATGCATTCGACGTCACTGTCGATGCCGTTGCCTCGTGGGCAAGCGAGGCACGCAAGCGCGGCATCGAGATCGTGCCGATCTCGGCCGTCGCGAGTGACCCCGAACGAGGATAG
- a CDS encoding RNA pyrophosphohydrolase — translation MSKTKIAPEDLPYRPCVGIMVLNARGMVWAGRRIAEPDSELSDTDQLWQMPQGGIDKGEDPYPAAIRELYEETGMRSVSLLAEAPDWINYDLPPHLLGIAFKGKYRGQTQKWFAFRFEGEENEIAINPPPGGHSAEFDRWAWKPMFNLPELIVPFKRKVYDEVVAAFRHLAG, via the coding sequence ATGTCGAAGACCAAGATCGCGCCCGAAGACCTTCCTTACCGTCCTTGTGTCGGCATCATGGTGCTGAATGCCAGGGGGATGGTGTGGGCGGGACGCCGCATCGCCGAGCCGGACAGCGAGCTTTCCGATACCGACCAACTGTGGCAGATGCCGCAAGGCGGCATCGACAAGGGCGAGGATCCCTATCCGGCGGCCATACGCGAGCTTTACGAAGAGACCGGCATGCGCAGTGTCAGCCTGCTCGCCGAGGCGCCCGACTGGATCAATTACGACCTGCCGCCGCATCTGCTCGGTATTGCCTTCAAGGGCAAATATCGTGGCCAGACGCAGAAGTGGTTCGCCTTCCGTTTCGAGGGCGAGGAAAACGAGATCGCCATAAACCCGCCTCCGGGCGGTCACTCGGCCGAATTCGACCGCTGGGCATGGAAGCCGATGTTCAATCTGCCCGAGCTGATCGTGCCGTTTAAGCGCAAGGTCTATGACGAGGTTGTCGCGGCGTTCAGGCACTTGGCCGGATAG
- the rnk gene encoding nucleoside diphosphate kinase regulator: protein MRHPLRQNIKQRREHEIVVSENDHARLTGLAESSLERLPGIAEELLAEMERAKIKPLSRIPANVVRMGSTVTFRGGDGEVKTVTLVYPGKADIAEGKVSILTPVGAALIGLREGQSVAWTSRDGRRLELEIVAVEAPRADAN, encoded by the coding sequence GTGAGGCATCCATTGCGCCAGAACATCAAGCAGCGCCGCGAACATGAGATCGTGGTGAGCGAAAACGACCATGCCAGGCTGACCGGCCTCGCCGAATCCAGCCTCGAACGCCTGCCGGGCATTGCCGAGGAACTGCTCGCCGAAATGGAGCGCGCCAAGATCAAGCCGCTCAGCCGCATCCCGGCCAATGTCGTGCGCATGGGCTCGACAGTGACGTTCCGTGGCGGCGATGGCGAGGTCAAGACGGTGACGCTGGTCTATCCCGGGAAGGCCGACATCGCCGAAGGCAAGGTCTCGATCCTGACGCCTGTCGGTGCAGCGCTGATCGGTCTTCGCGAAGGTCAGTCAGTTGCCTGGACATCGCGCGACGGGCGCCGTCTCGAACTCGAGATCGTTGCCGTAGAGGCGCCGCGGGCGGACGCCAATTGA
- a CDS encoding GreA/GreB family elongation factor: MSKCQLTTKDFAIVKTMLDRLAWSGGPLVALLRLKLASAQVVFSNEADADVVTLNSRVTFSVDGGAPHTRIVAHGPMDGMVGQIIPITVPRGLALLGLRKGQSISVDCGRGATETIRVEEIHYQPEAARPGIAAPEVRANPPERRFPVLVFSADEPQPLGVPGKIRHISTNGDDPGPSAA, translated from the coding sequence ATGTCCAAATGTCAGCTGACGACAAAGGATTTCGCCATCGTCAAGACGATGCTCGACCGCCTGGCGTGGTCGGGTGGCCCGCTGGTGGCACTTTTGCGCCTGAAGCTAGCTTCGGCCCAAGTGGTGTTTTCGAACGAGGCCGATGCCGACGTGGTGACGCTGAACAGCCGCGTCACCTTCAGCGTCGACGGTGGTGCGCCCCACACCCGCATCGTCGCGCACGGTCCGATGGACGGCATGGTCGGCCAGATCATCCCGATCACCGTGCCGCGCGGGCTCGCCCTGCTTGGCCTGCGCAAGGGCCAGTCGATATCGGTCGACTGCGGCCGCGGCGCGACCGAGACCATCCGCGTCGAAGAGATCCATTACCAGCCAGAGGCGGCCCGGCCGGGTATCGCTGCGCCGGAAGTTCGGGCCAATCCGCCGGAACGCCGCTTCCCAGTGCTGGTGTTCAGCGCCGATGAGCCACAACCTCTTGGCGTGCCGGGAAAAATCCGGCACATCTCGACGAACGGCGATGATCCAGGCCCTTCGGCGGCCTGA
- a CDS encoding D-amino acid dehydrogenase, which translates to MKVIVVGGGIIGVTTAYYLAEAGHEVVVYDRQKGPAQEASYANSGEISSGCASPLAAPGVPLKALKWLAMKDGPFSFRPKFDPKMWMWLARMLRNCTTDRYTTNKSLMVPLAEYSRDMLRVLREGTDIAYDELSHGTLQLFRTQEQLDGIAADVAVLDRLEVPYEILDAAGCVEAEPGLAGARHDIAGGLRLPDDETGDCRLFAQRLTELCIERGVVFKFGQKVFSIDTWAGKVQRVTVDGPGQADAFVLAAGSYSERFMRKLHQRLPLYPLKGYSLTVPIADVDAAPVSTVIDDVSKVAITRLGDRIRVGGTVEMSGFDLTLHESRRAPLERSLHELFPGAGNLREARFWCGLRPMTPDGPPILGRTKLPNLYINTGHGMLGWTMACGSGKILADMISGREPEIDISGLGPERYWG; encoded by the coding sequence ATGAAGGTCATAGTCGTCGGCGGCGGGATCATCGGAGTGACGACCGCCTACTATCTCGCCGAGGCTGGGCACGAGGTGGTCGTCTACGACCGCCAGAAGGGGCCGGCGCAAGAGGCCAGCTATGCCAATTCGGGCGAGATCTCCTCCGGCTGCGCCTCGCCGCTGGCGGCACCCGGAGTTCCGCTCAAGGCGCTGAAATGGCTCGCCATGAAGGATGGGCCATTTTCCTTTCGGCCGAAATTCGACCCCAAGATGTGGATGTGGCTGGCCCGGATGCTGCGCAATTGCACGACGGATCGCTACACCACAAACAAGTCGCTGATGGTGCCGCTCGCTGAATACAGCCGCGACATGCTGCGTGTGCTGCGCGAAGGCACCGACATCGCCTATGACGAACTGAGCCACGGCACGCTGCAGCTGTTTCGCACCCAGGAGCAACTCGACGGCATCGCAGCAGATGTTGCCGTGCTCGACAGGCTCGAGGTGCCGTATGAGATTCTCGATGCGGCAGGCTGCGTTGAAGCGGAGCCGGGCCTTGCGGGTGCGCGCCACGACATTGCCGGCGGCCTGCGCCTGCCCGACGACGAGACCGGTGACTGCCGCTTGTTTGCGCAAAGGCTGACGGAGCTCTGCATCGAGCGCGGTGTCGTGTTCAAGTTCGGCCAGAAGGTCTTTTCGATCGACACCTGGGCTGGAAAAGTCCAGCGCGTCACCGTCGACGGCCCTGGGCAAGCCGATGCGTTCGTTCTGGCGGCGGGCAGCTATTCCGAACGCTTCATGCGCAAACTGCACCAGCGTTTGCCGCTCTATCCGCTCAAGGGCTATTCGCTGACGGTGCCGATCGCCGATGTTGATGCCGCTCCGGTTTCGACTGTCATCGACGATGTCAGCAAGGTCGCCATTACACGGCTCGGCGACCGCATCCGCGTCGGCGGCACCGTGGAGATGTCGGGCTTCGACCTGACCCTGCACGAATCCCGCCGCGCCCCTCTTGAGCGCTCGCTGCATGAGCTGTTTCCGGGGGCGGGCAATCTGCGCGAGGCGCGGTTCTGGTGCGGCTTGCGGCCGATGACGCCTGACGGTCCGCCGATACTGGGCCGGACAAAGCTGCCGAACCTCTACATCAACACCGGTCACGGCATGCTTGGCTGGACCATGGCCTGCGGCTCGGGGAAGATCCTGGCCGACATGATCTCCGGCCGTGAGCCGGAGATCGATATCAGCGGTCTTGGCCCGGAGCGCTATTGGGGCTGA
- a CDS encoding VOC family protein yields MFGKSKLGNICYYVSDIDKTEAFYSDVMGLDVQRMEGDGEGEGDWLIASTVNGVDLIFFVMESHPGNSPIIVFEIAEGGIDDVVSTLADKGVTIVTPVSHAPGGWSSEFADPDGHVISMYQSTELPRSLKKVA; encoded by the coding sequence ATGTTCGGCAAAAGCAAACTCGGCAACATCTGCTATTACGTCTCGGACATCGACAAGACCGAGGCTTTTTATAGCGACGTCATGGGGCTGGACGTCCAGCGTATGGAAGGCGACGGAGAGGGCGAGGGCGACTGGCTCATCGCAAGTACCGTCAATGGCGTCGACCTGATCTTCTTCGTGATGGAATCGCACCCGGGCAACTCGCCGATCATCGTCTTCGAGATCGCCGAAGGCGGCATCGACGACGTCGTCTCGACGCTGGCCGACAAGGGCGTGACCATCGTCACGCCGGTCAGCCACGCGCCGGGGGGATGGTCGTCCGAATTCGCCGATCCCGACGGCCACGTCATCTCGATGTACCAGTCGACTGAGCTGCCGCGCTCGCTGAAAAAGGTCGCCTGA
- a CDS encoding transcriptional regulator: MLSRPYAELLRKARRATRRADEAEDLLQTVLVAAVAAGRADLSKIENRRWLEGALRRRAAFDARSAVRRRKREAPFAVGSCEQTPHETVPVQFVANLPPSLRTTTLLALTGHTRQEIAWLQRLADPTLRQRIAEIRKRWLAFGGGPVKEIPGLTGTLAFGSIRRALLAMTRQPGTLLASHDPDGHLFVIGTSRNPSARQLNRRATEITE, encoded by the coding sequence TTGCTGTCCCGTCCCTACGCAGAATTGCTGCGCAAGGCCCGGCGCGCCACACGACGCGCCGACGAGGCTGAGGACCTTTTGCAGACGGTTCTTGTCGCGGCAGTCGCAGCCGGGCGCGCCGACCTGTCGAAGATCGAGAACCGGCGCTGGCTCGAAGGCGCCCTGCGACGCCGCGCCGCCTTCGATGCGCGTTCGGCGGTACGACGCAGAAAACGCGAGGCGCCATTCGCAGTGGGGAGCTGCGAGCAGACGCCCCATGAAACCGTGCCGGTTCAGTTCGTCGCGAATTTGCCGCCCAGCCTGCGCACGACCACGCTTCTGGCCCTGACCGGTCATACGCGACAGGAGATCGCCTGGCTGCAACGGCTTGCGGATCCGACGCTTCGCCAGCGCATCGCCGAAATCCGCAAGCGCTGGCTGGCCTTTGGCGGCGGTCCCGTAAAAGAAATTCCTGGCCTGACCGGCACGCTCGCCTTCGGCAGTATCAGGCGCGCCCTGCTCGCGATGACAAGACAGCCGGGCACTCTGCTCGCGAGCCACGACCCCGACGGGCATCTTTTTGTGATCGGGACCTCACGAAACCCCTCGGCACGGCAACTCAACAGACGTGCAACTGAAATCACGGAGTGA
- a CDS encoding LysR family transcriptional regulator — protein MNWDDVRIFLAVARTGQILGAARRLELNHATVSRRVAALEEALKTKLFRRLTTGSELTPTGERFLEVAERMEADMLTARAEISGEGDEVSGTVRIGAPDGFGVAFLAQRLGTLTAQHTDLRIQLVPVPRTFSLSRREADIAITTERPSEGRLVAAKLVDYSLGLFASRAYVEQHGLPNSRTELSAHRLIGYVPDLVVSPSLDYAAEFSPSWESAFSISSALGQVEAVRSGAGIGILHTFIARTISEIVPVTAIPPIRRAYWLVYHESVRPLRRIQTVAGFITKSVERERALFI, from the coding sequence ATGAACTGGGATGACGTCCGCATCTTCCTCGCCGTGGCGCGCACCGGCCAGATCCTCGGCGCGGCACGCCGGCTGGAGCTCAACCACGCAACGGTTTCACGGCGTGTGGCAGCACTCGAGGAGGCGTTGAAGACAAAGCTGTTCCGGCGGTTGACCACCGGCAGCGAGCTGACACCGACCGGCGAGCGTTTCCTCGAAGTCGCCGAGCGTATGGAAGCCGACATGCTGACCGCGCGCGCCGAGATCTCAGGCGAAGGCGACGAGGTGTCGGGCACCGTGCGCATCGGCGCGCCCGATGGTTTTGGCGTCGCCTTCCTGGCGCAGCGCCTGGGTACGCTGACCGCTCAACATACCGACCTGCGCATCCAGTTGGTGCCGGTCCCACGGACATTTTCGCTGTCGCGGCGCGAGGCCGACATTGCCATCACCACTGAGCGGCCGAGCGAAGGCCGGCTGGTGGCGGCAAAGCTGGTGGACTACTCACTCGGCCTGTTTGCCTCGCGCGCCTATGTCGAACAACACGGACTGCCCAACTCGCGCACCGAGCTTTCGGCCCACCGCCTGATCGGCTACGTGCCCGACCTCGTCGTCAGCCCCTCGCTCGACTACGCCGCCGAGTTCAGCCCTTCATGGGAATCGGCCTTTTCGATTTCGTCCGCGCTCGGCCAGGTCGAAGCGGTGCGCTCGGGTGCCGGCATCGGCATCCTGCACACCTTCATTGCCCGAACGATATCAGAGATTGTTCCGGTAACCGCAATCCCGCCGATCCGCCGCGCCTACTGGCTCGTCTATCACGAGTCTGTCCGGCCGCTTCGCCGAATCCAGACGGTGGCGGGCTTCATCACCAAGTCGGTGGAGCGCGAACGGGCGCTGTTCATCTAA
- a CDS encoding CoA-acylating methylmalonate-semialdehyde dehydrogenase gives MVDYGHFIGGKHVAGTSGRKQDVLQPMDGSVRATVALASAQELRAAVENAKAAQPAWAATNPQRRVRVLMKFLELVHKEYDSLAELLAREHGKTIADAKGDIQRGLEVVEVCIGAPHMMKGEFTDGAGPGIDVYSMRQALGVVAGITPFNFPAMIPLWKIAPAIACGNAFILKPSERDPGVPLRIAELFLEAGLPAGILNVVNGDKTVVDAILDDPDIKAVGFVGSTPIAQYIYSRGCANGKRVQCFGGAKNHMIIMPDADMDQTVDALIGAGYGSAGERCMAISVAVPVGHDTAERLMEKLVPRVESLKVGPSTDSSADFGPVVTREALERIKGYVDIGVNEGAKLVVDGRGFKMQGYENGFYMGGCLFDHVTADMRIYKEEIFGPVLSVVRAPTYENAIKLANDHEMGNGVAIFTRDGDAARDFASRVQVGMVGINVPIPVPIAYYTFGGWKASSFGDLNQHGPDAFRFYTKTKTVTSRWPSGVKDGAEFVIPTMN, from the coding sequence ATGGTCGACTACGGTCATTTCATCGGCGGCAAGCATGTCGCCGGCACCAGCGGGCGCAAGCAGGACGTGCTGCAGCCGATGGACGGCTCGGTGCGCGCTACCGTGGCACTGGCCTCGGCGCAGGAACTGCGCGCCGCCGTCGAGAACGCCAAGGCAGCGCAGCCTGCCTGGGCCGCTACCAACCCGCAGCGCCGCGTGCGCGTGCTGATGAAGTTCCTGGAACTGGTGCACAAGGAATACGACTCGCTGGCCGAGCTCCTGGCGCGCGAGCACGGCAAGACCATTGCCGACGCCAAGGGCGACATCCAGCGTGGCCTCGAAGTTGTCGAAGTCTGCATTGGCGCCCCGCACATGATGAAGGGCGAGTTCACCGATGGTGCCGGCCCCGGCATCGACGTCTATTCGATGCGCCAGGCGCTGGGCGTCGTCGCCGGCATCACCCCGTTCAACTTCCCGGCGATGATCCCACTGTGGAAGATCGCGCCGGCGATTGCCTGCGGCAACGCCTTCATTCTCAAGCCGTCAGAGCGCGACCCGGGCGTGCCGCTGCGCATCGCCGAACTGTTCCTCGAGGCAGGTCTTCCGGCAGGCATCCTCAACGTCGTCAACGGTGACAAGACGGTGGTCGACGCGATCCTCGACGATCCTGACATCAAGGCTGTCGGCTTTGTCGGCTCGACGCCGATCGCCCAGTACATCTACAGCCGCGGCTGCGCCAACGGTAAGCGCGTGCAGTGCTTCGGCGGCGCCAAGAACCACATGATCATCATGCCGGATGCGGACATGGACCAGACCGTCGACGCCCTGATCGGCGCCGGCTACGGCTCGGCAGGCGAGCGCTGCATGGCGATTTCGGTTGCGGTTCCCGTCGGCCATGACACGGCCGAGCGGCTGATGGAAAAGCTGGTGCCGCGCGTCGAGAGCCTGAAGGTCGGCCCATCGACCGACTCCTCGGCCGACTTCGGCCCGGTGGTCACCCGCGAGGCGCTGGAGCGCATCAAGGGTTACGTCGACATCGGCGTCAACGAAGGCGCCAAGCTTGTCGTCGACGGCCGCGGCTTCAAGATGCAGGGCTATGAGAATGGCTTCTACATGGGCGGCTGCCTGTTCGACCATGTCACCGCAGACATGCGCATCTACAAGGAAGAGATCTTTGGCCCGGTTCTCTCGGTGGTGCGTGCGCCGACCTACGAGAATGCCATCAAGCTCGCCAACGACCACGAGATGGGCAATGGCGTCGCCATCTTCACCCGCGACGGCGATGCGGCCCGCGACTTCGCATCCCGCGTCCAGGTCGGCATGGTCGGCATCAACGTGCCGATCCCGGTTCCGATCGCCTACTACACGTTCGGCGGCTGGAAGGCTTCGTCCTTCGGCGACCTGAACCAGCATGGCCCGGATGCCTTCCGTTTCTACACCAAGACCAAGACGGTCACCTCGCGCTGGCCGTCGGGCGTCAAGGACGGTGCTGAGTTCGTCATTCCGACGATGAACTAA
- a CDS encoding helix-turn-helix domain-containing protein, translating into MPVVVNLDVMLARRKMRSKELAAKIGITEQNLSLLKSGKVRGVRFSTLARICAELDCQPGDLLEYQPGPEEEDET; encoded by the coding sequence ATGCCCGTCGTCGTCAATCTCGATGTCATGCTGGCGCGCCGCAAGATGCGCTCGAAGGAGCTCGCGGCAAAGATCGGCATCACCGAACAGAACCTGTCGCTGTTGAAATCCGGCAAGGTGCGCGGTGTCAGGTTTTCGACGCTGGCGCGCATCTGTGCCGAGCTTGATTGCCAGCCGGGCGACCTGCTGGAGTATCAGCCGGGACCTGAAGAAGAGGACGAAACGTAA
- a CDS encoding GntR family transcriptional regulator, translated as MQAEKLEPAATRAYHELERLIVTLELAPGTVATEGSLIDRLGLGRTPVREAIQRLAWEGLVEIRPRAGLAIAPLHPGDWLRVLDARRGIEVVLARSAARFVTRDAANQFHAAALAMQKAVIAADVLGFLAADKALDEALALAADNDFAARLAAPLQTHSRRFWFRYQRDTGLAASAEHHVALIRSILEHDEEGAAQEAERLMAMLRAHAEAAATR; from the coding sequence ATGCAAGCTGAGAAACTGGAACCGGCTGCGACACGAGCCTACCACGAGCTCGAACGGCTCATCGTGACCCTTGAACTCGCCCCTGGCACCGTCGCCACCGAAGGCTCGCTGATCGACAGGCTCGGCCTCGGTCGCACGCCTGTGCGTGAGGCGATCCAGCGCCTGGCCTGGGAAGGACTTGTCGAGATCAGGCCACGCGCCGGCCTGGCAATTGCGCCGCTGCACCCTGGCGACTGGCTGCGCGTGCTCGACGCGCGCCGTGGCATCGAGGTCGTGCTGGCGCGCTCGGCAGCGCGCTTCGTCACCCGTGACGCAGCCAATCAGTTCCACGCAGCAGCCCTTGCAATGCAGAAGGCGGTGATCGCCGCCGATGTGCTCGGCTTCCTTGCGGCCGACAAGGCGCTCGACGAGGCGCTCGCCCTTGCCGCCGACAACGACTTTGCCGCCCGCCTCGCAGCACCCCTGCAGACCCACAGTCGCCGTTTCTGGTTCCGCTACCAGCGCGACACCGGCCTCGCAGCCTCTGCCGAGCACCACGTCGCGCTGATCCGGTCCATCCTCGAGCATGACGAGGAGGGCGCCGCCCAGGAAGCCGAGCGGCTGATGGCCATGCTGCGCGCCCACGCCGAAGCAGCGGCGACGCGGTAA
- a CDS encoding dihydrodipicolinate synthase family protein, with product MWAGVIPAVTTKFTADDRLDHAEMERCFALQMEAGCDGLIVAGSLGEGPMLSHDEKIEVLKTAQKVAAGKPVLLTVNEAGTREAAAVAKRAAKEGASGLMVVPSPIYHTNPEETVAALRAVAEAGDLPVMIYSNRLAYRVDVTVDQMEELASDKRFVAVKESSDDIRRSTQIINRLGNRYDLFTGVDNLAFEALSVGAIGWVAGLVVAFPRETVAIYQLMKQGRREEALAIYRWFRPLLDLDVSTYLVQNIKLAEVLAIGSNDRVRMPRKPLSGERRNAVEKIIKDALEVRPKLPSF from the coding sequence ATGTGGGCCGGAGTCATCCCAGCAGTCACCACCAAATTCACGGCGGACGATCGCCTCGACCATGCCGAAATGGAGCGCTGCTTCGCGCTGCAGATGGAGGCTGGATGCGACGGCCTGATCGTCGCCGGCTCGCTCGGCGAGGGCCCGATGCTCTCGCATGACGAAAAGATCGAAGTGCTGAAGACGGCTCAGAAGGTTGCCGCCGGCAAGCCGGTACTTCTGACCGTCAACGAGGCCGGCACCCGCGAGGCGGCGGCTGTCGCCAAGCGCGCCGCAAAGGAAGGCGCTTCCGGCCTGATGGTCGTGCCGAGCCCGATCTACCACACCAATCCGGAAGAGACAGTCGCGGCCCTTCGCGCCGTGGCCGAGGCCGGCGACCTGCCGGTCATGATCTATTCCAACCGCCTCGCCTACCGCGTCGACGTCACCGTCGACCAGATGGAGGAGCTGGCTTCCGACAAGCGCTTCGTCGCCGTCAAGGAATCGTCCGACGACATCCGCCGCTCGACCCAAATCATCAACCGCCTGGGCAACCGCTACGATCTGTTCACCGGCGTCGACAACCTTGCTTTCGAGGCGCTGTCGGTCGGCGCCATCGGCTGGGTCGCAGGCCTCGTCGTCGCCTTCCCGCGCGAGACTGTCGCCATCTACCAGCTGATGAAACAGGGTCGGCGTGAAGAGGCGCTCGCCATCTACCGCTGGTTCCGCCCGCTGCTCGACCTCGACGTGTCGACCTATCTTGTCCAGAACATCAAGCTTGCCGAGGTGCTGGCGATCGGCTCAAACGACCGCGTGCGCATGCCGCGCAAGCCGCTGTCGGGCGAGCGTCGCAATGCAGTCGAGAAGATCATCAAGGACGCGTTGGAAGTTCGACCCAAGCTGCCGTCGTTCTGA